The DNA segment GCAGGGCGATGCGCACCGTGCGGCGGCCGATCGCGACCGCGCGGGCGACGCGGGCGATGTCGTCGAGCAGGATCACGACGTCGGCCGACTCGCTCGCCGCCGTCGAGCCCTTGGCGCCCATCGCGATGCCGACGTCGCTCACAGCCAGCACGGGAGCGTCATTGACGCCGTCGCCGACCATGACGACCGGGCGCGGCTGCGCCTCGCGGATAATGCGCACCTTGTCGTCGGGCAGGCACTCGGCGTGCAGCTCGGTGATGCCGAGCGACGCGGCGATCGGCCCGGCCGTCGCCGCGACATCGCCGGTGACCATGAGGATGCGCTCGGCTCCGAGCCCGCGCAGGGCGACGAGCGTGTCGGCGGCGTCGTCGCGCACCGCATCCCGCAGCACGATGACGCCGGCGAAGCGGCCGTCGACCGCCGCGTAGACCACGGCCGCGCCGCTCTCGGCCGCGTGCGGCACGAGGTCGGCCGCGTGCTCGGCGACGAAAGCGGGCTTGCCGACCCGCACCCGCCGACCGTCGATGGTCGCCTCGACACCGAAGGTCGCGACCTCGCGCGCGTCGGTGGACGGGCTGAGGCTGCCCGCACGGTCGAGCGCCGCCTGCTGGATCGACGCGGCGAGCACGTGCGAGGAGTACTGCTCGGCCGAGCCCATGAGGTGCAGCAGCTCGCGCTCGTCGAACCCGGGCTGCGGGTGCACGCCGACGACGGCGGGGCGCCCCTGCGTCAGCGTGCCCGTCTTGTCGAACGCGACCGTGCGCACGCGGGCGAGCTTCTCGAGCGAGGCAGCGCTCTTCATGACGATGCCGCGCTTCGCCGCACTGCTCATGCCGCCCATGAAGGCCACCGGCGCCGCGATGAGCAGCGGGCACGGCGTGGCGACGACGAGCACCTCGGCGAAGCGCACCGGGTCGCCGCTGACCGCCCACGCGACGCCCGCGATCGCGAGGGAGACGCCGGTGAACGGCAGGGCATAGCGGTCGGCGAGCCGCACGAGGGGGGCCTTGCTGCTCGAGGCCTCGCGCACGAGCTCGACGATGCGCTGATACTGGGAATCGGCGGCGACGGCGGTCGCCACGATCTCGATCGCGGTCGGGCCGTTGACCGAGCCGCTCAGCACCGGGTCGCCGATGGCTTTGTCGACCGGCAGGCTCTCGCCGGTGAGCGACGACTCGTCGAGGCTCGCGAGCCCGCTGGCGAGGTCGCCGTCGACGGGCAGGATCTCGGCCGGACGCACGAGGAGCCGGTCGCCGACCCGCACCTGGTCGACGGCGATATCGGCGACCGAGCCGTCGGCCTCGATGCGGTGCGCCTGCTGTGGCACGCGGTCGAGCAGCGCCCGCAGCTCGCGCTGGGCCCGGCCCGCGGCAGCGACCTCCAGCGCCTCGCCGCCGGCGAGCATGAAGACGATGATCAGGCTGGCCCAGTACTCGCCCACGACGACCGTGCTGACGATGGCCGTGACGGCGAGGATGTCGAGGCCGAACTGCTGGGCGAGCAGGCCGCGCACCATGCTGACCGCCTCCATCACGGCGATGCCGAGCGCGTAGAGCGAGACGAGCCAGCGGGCAGCGGGCTCGAGGCCGTTGAGTGCGAGCGCGCCGGCGATGATCGCGACCAGCACGGTCAGCGCGACGAGGGGGAAGCGGCGCACGAGCGCGACGAGGCGGGTCACGCTGTCGTGTCTACCCGCTTGCCGCGCCGTTGACCAGCACGCGCACGGCGCGACCTAGCCGCAGGTGCAGCGCTCGGCCTGGGGCACGCCCTCGAGCGCCTGCTCGATGTGCTGGCCGCAGCCGGTCCAGGTGACCTTGCCGCAGGCGGAGCAACGGGCGGGTGAGCACATGGCGGTTCCTTTCAATGGATGCTGCGCCCCGGTCGGCGCGCGCTCCCAGCATACCCCTGGGGGTATCTTCCCTGCAACACCGGGCCCGGCCGAGACGACGGATGCCCGAGGCGCACGGCCCCGGGCATCCGTTGTAGAGCGGCCCCTAAGCGAGTCGCGCTTTCAGGTTCTCGTCGAGCGCCGCGAGGAAGTCCTCCGTGGTCAGGTAGGCCTGCTCGGGGCTGATGAGGATCGCGAGGTCCTTCGTCATCTTGCCGCTCTCGACGGTGGTGATGACGACGTCCTCGAGGGTCTCGGCGAAGTCGATGAGGGCCTGGTTGCCGTCGAGCTTGCCGCGGTGCATGAGGCCGCGGGTCCACGCGAAGATCGAGGCGATCGGGTTGGTCGAGGTCGGCTTGCCCTGCTGGTGCATCCGGTAGTGACGGGTGACCGTGCCGTGGGCCGCCTCGGCCTCGACGACCTTGCCGTCGGGGCTCGTCAGCACGCTCGTCATCAGACCGAGCGAGCCGAAGCCCTGCGCGACGGTGTCGCTCTGCACATCGCCGTCGTAGTTCTTGCAGGCCCAGACGTAGCCGCCCTCCCACTTCATGGCCGAGGCGACCATGTCGTCGATGAGGCGGTGCTCGTAGGTGATGCCGGCGGCCTCGAACTGGGCCTTGAACTCGTTCTCGAAGACCTCCTCGAAGAGATCCTTGAAGCGGCCGTCGTAGGCCTTCAGGATGGTGTTTTTTGTCGAGAGGTAGACGGGGTAGTTGCGGGCGAGGCCGTAGTTGAGCGAGGCGCGGGCGAAGTCGCGGATCGACTCGTCGAGGTTGTACTGCACCTGGGCGACACCGCTGCCCGGCGACTGGTACACCTCGAACTTCATGGGCTCCGAGCCGTCCTCGGGCGTGAACTCGACGGTCAGCGTGCCCTTGCCCTGGAAGCGGAAGTCGGTGGCGCGGTACTGGTCGCCGAAGGCGTGACGGCCGATGATGATCGGCTTGTTCCAGCCGGGCACGAGACGCGGGATGTTCGAGATGACGATCGGCTCGCGGAAGATGACGCCGCCGATGATGTTGCGGATCGTGCCGTTCGGGCTCTTCCACATCTTCTTGAGGCCGAACTCCTCGACGCGGGCCTCGTCGGGCGTGATCGTGGCGCACTTGACGCCGACGCCGTGCTTGATGATCGCGTGCGCGGCGTCGATGGTGACCTGGTCGTCGGTCGCGTCGCGGTTCTCGATGCCGAGGTCGTAGTACTCGAGCGTGACGTCGAGGTAGGGGTGGATCAGGCGGTCCTTGATGAACTGCCAGATGATGCGGGTCATCTCGTCGCCGTCGAGCTCGACGACCGTGCCTTCGACCTTGATCTTCTCCACTGCGGGGCGCCTTTCCATCGGTGATGTGCCGCCTGCCAGCCTAGCGGCTCGCCCGGGTTGTCTCGATATCGAGATACATGGCGGAGGTCCTCCGCCAGGGATCTTCCCCTCCGCGGTCGCCGCCCACCGTCTACCCTGGGTGGCATGGACGCGCTGAGACTCGAGGAACTGTCGGCCCGCACGATCGTCGCGGCGAACGGACTCACGCTCCGTCCGGGTCAGGAGCAGTTCGTCACGCCGGTGTCGTACTCCGCCGCCGACGCCTACGTGAACCCGACGACCACCTGGGCCCGCGTGGTGCTCGACGGCGACGACGTCGTCGGCTTCATCCGCGGCAACTTCGACCCCGACAACCCGCGCCCGGAGTTCCGCAGCTGCATCTGGCGCATCAACGTGGACGCCACCGCGCAGGGCCGCGGCATCGGAAAGTTCGCCGTGCACGCCCTCGCCGACGAGGCGCGGCAGCGCGGCTTCGACACCGTCACCGTCATCTGGGAGACCGGCGAGGAGGGTCCCGGCGAGTTCTTCCGGCGCATCGGCTTTGTCGAGATCGGCGAGACCGAGTACGGCGAGAAGATCGGCGCCCTGCACGTCTGACGACGGCGCCCCGAACGATCGCCGGATGCCCTCCACCCCCGAGCCCGTCGTCGACGGCGTCGTCCTCGACTTCGGCGGCGCCGTGCTGCAGGTGGTCGACGGCATCCCGCCCGGGCACGTGATGACGTACGGCGACGTGGCCGCCGAGCTCGGCTCGCGCGGTGCGCGCGCCGTCGGGCGGGTGATGGCGCTCGAGGGCTCGAGCGTGCCGTGGTGGCGCGTCGTCCGCGCCGACGGGCGCCCGCCCGCCGGGCACGAGGCCGAGGCTCTCGAGCACTACCGGGCGGAGGGAACCCCGCTGCTCGCACCCCGCACCGACTCCCCCTCCACCGCGGACACCGACGCGCTGGCGTACCGCCTCGACCTGCGCGCGGCGCGCTGGCGACCGTTCTAGACCCTCGCCCGCAGCGGCGGTACTGTGCCGGGGTGCGGCGCGCGCCGCGCATCCCGACCACCGGAGGTTCTCGTGACCGACTCGCCCGCCCCGAAGCCCCGCGCCCGCACGGCCGCCGCGCCAGCCGCCGCACCCGAGCCGGTCGCCGCCGCGCCCGCGAGCGCCGCCCCGCAGACCCTCGCGATCGATGTCAGTGCCGTGCCGGGTTTCTTCCGCGCCCTCATCGACTTCAGGTTCGTCACCTTCGTGACCCGGCGCATCGCGGGCTTCATCTACGCGATCCTCCTGGTGAGCATCGTGCTCGCCGGGCTCGTCGCCTTCTTCGGCATCGTGGTCACGGGCGTGGGGCAGATGCTCGGCGGGCAGCCGGTCTCGGGCGTCCTGACCGTGCTGGGCGGCATCGTGCTCGCACCGATCGGCACGCTGGTCGCCGTCGTGCTGGCCCGCATGATCGTCGAGGTCAACGTGGCGCTTGTCGCGATCGCCGAGAACACCGCCGCGATGCGGAAGTAGCGCGCCGCGGTCAGAGCGCCGCGAGGAGCATCCCGCCGCTGGCACCGACGATCACGACCACCCAGGCGGGAACGCGCACGACGATGAGCAGCACCGCGCAGATGACGGCGAGGGCGACGGCGGGCACGTCGACTCCGGCCGTCATGGCGAGCGCCGGATCGAGCAGCGCGCTCGACGCCACCGGGTTGATGAGGGCGGCCGCGAGCACCCCGACGACGGCGGCGTTCGCGCCCCGCACGAGCGCGGCCACCGCGGGGCGGCCGCGGAGCACCTCCCAGAACGGCAGGACTCCGACCAAGAGAAGGAGGCCGGGCAGGAAGATCGCGACCAGCGCGATGCCGGCGAGAGCCAGACCCTCGACACCGGGTACGATCACCGCGCCGAGGTACGCCGCGAACGTGAACAGCGGGCCCGGCACGGCCTGCGCGGCGCCGTAGCCGGCGAGGAACTGCTCCGACGAGACGAGGCCCGGCTCGACGACAGCGGCCTCGAGCAGCGGCAGCACGACATGCCCGCCCCCGAAGACGAGTGCGCCGGCCCGCACGAATCCGTCGGCCACGGCGAGCGCCGTGCTGGGGACGAGCGCCGCCGCGACGGGAAGCCCGAGGAGCAGCGCGGCGACGACGGCCAGGCACGCGGCGCCCGCGCGGCGCGAGACCGGGATGCGCAGCGCACCGTGCTCGGACGTCCCCGCCTGCGTCGAGCCAGCCGCCCCGGCCGGAACCCCGCCCGCGCGGCAGAGAAGCAGGCCGAGCCCGGCGCCGAGCGCGATGGCGAGCAGCGTCGCCCATC comes from the Microcella frigidaquae genome and includes:
- a CDS encoding heavy metal translocating P-type ATPase is translated as MTRLVALVRRFPLVALTVLVAIIAGALALNGLEPAARWLVSLYALGIAVMEAVSMVRGLLAQQFGLDILAVTAIVSTVVVGEYWASLIIVFMLAGGEALEVAAAGRAQRELRALLDRVPQQAHRIEADGSVADIAVDQVRVGDRLLVRPAEILPVDGDLASGLASLDESSLTGESLPVDKAIGDPVLSGSVNGPTAIEIVATAVAADSQYQRIVELVREASSSKAPLVRLADRYALPFTGVSLAIAGVAWAVSGDPVRFAEVLVVATPCPLLIAAPVAFMGGMSSAAKRGIVMKSAASLEKLARVRTVAFDKTGTLTQGRPAVVGVHPQPGFDERELLHLMGSAEQYSSHVLAASIQQAALDRAGSLSPSTDAREVATFGVEATIDGRRVRVGKPAFVAEHAADLVPHAAESGAAVVYAAVDGRFAGVIVLRDAVRDDAADTLVALRGLGAERILMVTGDVAATAGPIAASLGITELHAECLPDDKVRIIREAQPRPVVMVGDGVNDAPVLAVSDVGIAMGAKGSTAASESADVVILLDDIARVARAVAIGRRTVRIALQSIWLGIVISVGLMLVAAVGLLPAIVGATLQEVVDLIAILGALRAVRAGVAPVAGLDAAPRSSRTTTGPVPDAEASLGTGPAGPLVDR
- a CDS encoding NADP-dependent isocitrate dehydrogenase; this encodes MEKIKVEGTVVELDGDEMTRIIWQFIKDRLIHPYLDVTLEYYDLGIENRDATDDQVTIDAAHAIIKHGVGVKCATITPDEARVEEFGLKKMWKSPNGTIRNIIGGVIFREPIVISNIPRLVPGWNKPIIIGRHAFGDQYRATDFRFQGKGTLTVEFTPEDGSEPMKFEVYQSPGSGVAQVQYNLDESIRDFARASLNYGLARNYPVYLSTKNTILKAYDGRFKDLFEEVFENEFKAQFEAAGITYEHRLIDDMVASAMKWEGGYVWACKNYDGDVQSDTVAQGFGSLGLMTSVLTSPDGKVVEAEAAHGTVTRHYRMHQQGKPTSTNPIASIFAWTRGLMHRGKLDGNQALIDFAETLEDVVITTVESGKMTKDLAILISPEQAYLTTEDFLAALDENLKARLA
- a CDS encoding GNAT family N-acetyltransferase, whose amino-acid sequence is MDALRLEELSARTIVAANGLTLRPGQEQFVTPVSYSAADAYVNPTTTWARVVLDGDDVVGFIRGNFDPDNPRPEFRSCIWRINVDATAQGRGIGKFAVHALADEARQRGFDTVTVIWETGEEGPGEFFRRIGFVEIGETEYGEKIGALHV
- a CDS encoding MGMT family protein — encoded protein: MPSTPEPVVDGVVLDFGGAVLQVVDGIPPGHVMTYGDVAAELGSRGARAVGRVMALEGSSVPWWRVVRADGRPPAGHEAEALEHYRAEGTPLLAPRTDSPSTADTDALAYRLDLRAARWRPF
- a CDS encoding DUF4282 domain-containing protein, with the translated sequence MTDSPAPKPRARTAAAPAAAPEPVAAAPASAAPQTLAIDVSAVPGFFRALIDFRFVTFVTRRIAGFIYAILLVSIVLAGLVAFFGIVVTGVGQMLGGQPVSGVLTVLGGIVLAPIGTLVAVVLARMIVEVNVALVAIAENTAAMRK
- the chrA gene encoding chromate efflux transporter, which encodes MTDRPADAAPEPGDAPESPLRGPEGSAREVLGAFTRLGLTSFGGPVAHLGYFRDELVTRRRWITDQGYAELVALAQFLPGPASSQVGFALGMHRAGLLGGLAAVTAFTLPSAVLLVLAALAAPQLASSFGAPLAAGLFGGLTVVAVAVVLHAVIGMARVLAPDLRRAAIALGAGLLVLIVGTGWATLLAIALGAGLGLLLCRAGGVPAGAAGSTQAGTSEHGALRIPVSRRAGAACLAVVAALLLGLPVAAALVPSTALAVADGFVRAGALVFGGGHVVLPLLEAAVVEPGLVSSEQFLAGYGAAQAVPGPLFTFAAYLGAVIVPGVEGLALAGIALVAIFLPGLLLLVGVLPFWEVLRGRPAVAALVRGANAAVVGVLAAALINPVASSALLDPALAMTAGVDVPAVALAVICAVLLIVVRVPAWVVVIVGASGGMLLAAL